A segment of the Cricetulus griseus strain 17A/GY chromosome 6, alternate assembly CriGri-PICRH-1.0, whole genome shotgun sequence genome:
atattgctgtgattggtttaataaagagttgaatggccaatatttaggcaggaggtataggagagagaggagataatTGAGCACACAGGAGAcatgagaggaaacaggaagtgcaagatGGAACACATACATATTTTGGTTTTGATTACTCCCAAGTTTCTCTCTGTCTGAGCTCAGTttagaatttataattttttgagacacCAATTCCCAGTTTTTCTCTCAAGTTTTAGTTCTGAATTCTCATTCTCCTTGTGGGTTGATTCTCAATCCATTCCTAAATCTGCATTTCATGTGATTGATTGCAAAAATACAAattgtggctgggtggtggtagctcatgcctttaatcccagcactagggagacagaggcaggcagatctctgtgagtttgaggccagcctggtctatagagtgagttccaggacagtcagggctgttatacagagaaaccctgcctcacccccccccccaacaaactGTGAATGGTGGGTTGCTGTCTTTAAATAGACTAAACCTAGTCCCTCTAATGCTTACATACtatcctttttttctccctttgagacaaggtctctgtgtagaccaggttggttaaAGTTAGAGATaaacctgcccctgcctcctgagtgttgggattaaagctgtgccaCCATGTTTTGCATTTTAATGATTCCTTAAGTAGGAATAAGGAAAGGCGAGAGTATAGTTTGAACTCAGAAAACATCTTTGAGTGTAGTAATTATTGTTGTTGATCATAACTTTATCTTACAAATAGGGTTATTTCACAAACTCTGTTCTCAGTCTGCTTGTCATTTACCATGCTTGAGTATTTTGGTACTTAAAATGTCTTCAGTAAATACATAAATGGTAATGATAAACCTTCCACGCCtgacttttgacttttttttaattctttgagtcCTTTTTGTTCAGCCGCTCTTAGTTGTACTCTGAAGGAGTTCTAGTGTAGCTACCTGTTTCGTCCTCAGAATTCCCTATCTCAATTCTCAACTTGTTCAGGAAGGACCTAGATTGTTGCTTTGAGGCTTTACTGTTTACTCCAGGTAATCAGTTTATCAGATTATCTTTCTACCAGTGATTTCTTcgaactttttcttttaatttttttctggggattgaacccagggttacATGCTATGCATGTGCTCTACCCATGACCTGCACCTCTAAGCTCTCTCTGCATTGTCCCTGGGTTCAGTCAAAGAACTCTTAAAAGTTTTCAAAGTGAATTTGTATTATAGTATACCTTACAAGTTTTTAGAGCCTCTTGATGATAAAATGCCATATTTGTTTGACTCCTGATAACCTCATAGCATCCTCTAGTAGAGGTCTACCAGTGTGTTGTTATAATTTCATTTCCAGACCTTTGTATATGCTGTTTCATTTTCCTAGgatacttctttctttccttagatAATTTTGTATCCTTTCAATACTCAGCTGCCATTTCCATACAGTATTAtatgtttctgtttccttagcttttttatttttcttagtctcTAGTCAAACACTTGGCAATCAAGAAATGTTAATTGTAAAGGTGTAACCTTTAGGTGTAATAATGATGGCATTGACTGAGAATTTATGTGACAATTGTAGTACTGTGTAAAGTGCTTCTTAGGCGTTTCATCACTTTACTTGTtggcctgcttctctggcagtagtCAGGCCACTCAGGCCATGGCTCAGTGGGAATTCTGTTCTTGCAGGCACTGGTTATGTTGTTGCTGCTAAGTATAGCTTGTAATTACATCTctgttctatttaccaataagaCCTCAGAGTCAAAGTCTGggatgaaaacctgctagctcagagaggttgagaaGCAACAAGCTGACCTCTCTTTGACAGCATTGGCATCTTCAAAAGAGAGCTGCCTTGCCCTACACCAAAAGAACCCACTCTACactaagtccctccctactacttcctgtgtatCTTTATCCATCTTCCAGATGCCCTTTgactctatgattactttctacTAGTTGCTAACTGGCCTCCTGACCCAagcttgattttatttaattaacgaAAACTCGGAGTTCACAGTGTAATCGAATATCACACAACATTTACTCTCACAACATCTGGCAGGGGCAGGTGTTGTTATTACCCATATTTTATAGTTGAGTAAACTAAAGCTCAAGTCACAGAATTTGTAAGAACTGAGTTTAAGTCCTGCAGGCTAGTTGCAGAACCTGTacattaataaacaaaacaaggctgggtggtggtggtgtacgaAACCTTTAGTcccggcagaggcagaggcagaggcagaggcaggtggatctctgtgagtttgagaccagcctggtctacagagggagttccaggacaggttccaaagctacacagagaaaccctgtctcaacacccccacacacaaaaacaaaaacaaaaaaagagaaacagttgTTGCAAAGATTCTTAATTACTTTTCAGATTTGTAATAAATAATCATTCTTAAGCtaatggggttttgtttttaagtctcaGACTATGATTAGCCAAAACAAAGTTTTGTAGAATGTTTGGCTAGTAAATGTGATAGAAATTTTAGGGTACAAACATGAGATTAATTCCATagatttagtttttgtttttgtacagatttttttttaagaattaattttaagtgtgtgtggggggttgtgGTGATATGTGCTTTTATAAGTGAGGTATCCACAGAGTGCAGAAGAGGAAGTCAGCATCAGATcatctagagctggagttacaggcatttgtgagctaggggtgctggattcaaactcaggacctAGGTAAGAACAGTACTTTCTCTTAACATCTGAGTCATTTCCaccccaagattttttttttaattaagaaaacatttgtgtgtgtgtgtgtgtgtgtgtgtgtaccatgtgtgtgcccggtgcccatggaagccagaggagggtgtcagaaaCCCTGGTTACCcagaattacaaatggttgtgagcagccatgtgctGCTGGGAACtaactgaaccctggtcttctgcaagaacagcaagtgttcttaaccattcaGCTGTCTCTCTAGTCCCAAATTCTATACTGAAAAAGAAGGCTGTGGACTCTGCTCAGAGTTGCAGGAGCAATTGTGTAATCAGGACATGAGACTCAGGGGCTCCTGACTGCACTCCTGGGTTTTTATCTTCCTCAACCATGGAAAGATGATATTGCCAAGGCTTAAGAAAAAGGAactttttcaagatagggtttctctgtggctttggaagctgtcctggaactagctcttgtagaacaggctggtctcaactcacagagattcacctgcctctgcctcccaagtgctggggctaacggcatgcaccaccaccgccctgcaaGAAAAAGGAACTTTAAAGAGAATGCTGTTTTCTTTGTACTCTAGTTTCCAGTGGCTAAATTCTTTAACACAAAGAGAGCAAAGTGACATAATTTCTTAGGACAAAATCATTCACTGATTGCTTAAGAAACTTAACCCCTTATGTGCAAATTCTAGCTTGTTTATCTAGGATTTAACACATTTCAGAGGACTTTtgattaattgatttttaaacttAGGTTGTGTTTTATTCCTTAAGCAATATAGACATGGGTAGGCTAACAAAGGATGGCTTTGcagataaagatgcttgctgcccaATCTAACAACCTGAAGTCAATCACAGAACTCATTTAAAGGAAGTTCTAGTAAACCAACTCCACAGatgttgttctttgacctccacttAAGTGCTGTGATATGTGTATGCCCCCAACATCATAGTAATAATAGTCAATTAATTAATGAAACTTAGTGTTCTTGGTTAATGCTAATTGGATTACAACTTTCGAGAAAGGTTATacttaaaatagagaaaagagtGGCAGTTAAATAATAGTTTTGGTTTGGGGGGGTTAATAAAGGTCTTAGGAAAGGCTATGTGgaactttaaacacacacacacacacacacacacacacacacacacacacacacacacacacacttactttataAGCTGGTCCAAATACAGGAATTATAAACAGTATCCGTATTCTGACAAGTTTCTTTTCAGTCTAGAGTTAAGACAAAATAAATTGGCCATTGTTTAAAACTACTAGGAGCTGGTACTTTTGTTGTGGCACCTTCTTGGCTGTCAGCTGTGTTAAGATGAAGCTGAATATCTCCTTCTCAGCTATTGGTTGTTAGAAAGTCATTGAAATGGACTATGACTATCTTCTTAATGATAATGTTGCACAGAAAGGAACAGTTAACACTGATAACTGGGTCATCACAGGTTGTATAGCTGTCAGTCCATTTTCCTCAGCCCATAATTAACCACATTCCTATTAGCTGCTGCTTCTTTTTCTGTCCTAGCCCCAGTCCCTAACAAGCACAGTGATCCTTGCTTCTCCAGGGATTTACttacttgagaatttcatacaaatgAATTGCATGTGGACTCATCTCTTTTGTGTTTAGTTTCTGCTTCATATTTTCTATGTTCATCTTTTTTGAGTCTGAACAGTGTACCATTATATGTGTACCACACTAAGATTGCATCTTATTCCGGGttatcatcaagaaaataaaacatgtagaAGTGTGGTGTTTTATATACTTTCTATGCAAATATGAATTATGTAGTCCACATGCTGTGGCAATCAGTCCCAAGATTCCTCAAAGAACTAAAACTATCATTATCACCCTGCTATACTACTCCTGGGTGGTATACTCTAAGGTGTCAAAGCATAGGGCAGAGATACTTACAGTGCTGGTTATCTTGTTTAGAATGTCGGTATTCACATTAGCCAGGTTGTGATACTGGCTTAGGTGTCTATcagtagatgaatggataaggaaactGTTATATAAGTACATGCCATACATGTACAAAAATGTCATTCATTGTGAAACCATTGTTTTATACAGTATTTTCACCAATTTAAATTCTGtatatttaggggctggagagatggctcagaggttaagagcactgactgctcttccagaggtcctaagttcaattcccagcaaccacatagtgactcacaaccatccgttataagatctggtgcccagatatacatggaagcagaatgttgaatacataataaataaataaaatatttaaaaaaaatctgtatatttagaaaatataagaCACGatataggactttttttttttttttttttgagacagtgtttctgtgtgtagcacttactgccctggaactcacagagatctgcctgcctcttctaaactctgggattaaaggcatgtgccaccatctctCTAGAATTATTTTTGAAGAGGAATGTAAACTTGGATGgaaataggtatagaagatgggaaatatgaaaatgcaaagcatttattaaaaaaaagaaaagaaaatgcaaagcatTATTCTATCAAACCAATACACTagttttaaaagttgtttgttttgatactgCCTATATGGTGATTAAGTTGAAGTGTGCTTATTAGACTGATTcactaatttataaaatttaatgaGCCTGGTCCTTAAAAGGGGTATACTCCAGCATATAAACTATAATAAACATATGCATGCACTTCCATCCCTACCTGTGAAGTTTATTTccgttttttttaagattttatttatttgttatgtatacaacattctgcttccatgtatatctgcatgcccctccccctttttaaaagatttatttatttatttgtttatttatttatgcagtgttctgcctacatgcctgctggccagaagagagcaccagatctcataatggatggttgtgagccaccatgtggttgctgggaattgaactcaggacctctggaagaggagtcagtgctcttaatctctgagccatctctccagccccttatttccGTTTTATACTTTTGGTTTTTGCTAGTTTCATATGTTCTTTGGCTAAAGCAATTTACAACTGCTAGTTGCTCTTCTATATATAGTTTGATTATCTCATTTGGGGTATGtgcataaaaattatatattgtgctttgtattatatatttactatattttacaacattattgtattatatattttaatactttccTCTCTGATTTAAGCTATCAGGATGGACATCCCTCACAGTCGGAATCAGATatccttcaaagacagacatttgcAGCCTCTCATCAGCTTCCTGGTTATGCCACCACTCCTCAAGCAACTGGTAATAGTTCTTTTGTTAAGTATATTATGATTCTAGGTATATTGagtgaataagaagaaaaatcaacTTTCACATTTTGGTTTATAAACATAATATATAAGACGTCTATGCATTGGgaatgctaaaataaaaatgagataaagTTTGGCTTTAATGATAATagacaaacacatttttctttcttgcatCTTTGGAGGTTTAATATATATCTAACCAGAGTCAGGTatagtggagcacacctttacccagtgctcaggaaggaagtggcaggcggatctctgtgagtttgagaccagcctggtctacataatgagttccagttCAGCTAGAGCTATGTAGtaaaataccctgtctcaaaaaaataaaataaaaacaaaaataacacacacatgttcacagaaATCTATAGTTAattaaaactgataaaaataaatcttaaataagaaTGCtgtcgggggctggagagatggctcagaggttaagagcactggctgttcttccagaggtcctgagttcaattcccagcaaccacatggtggctcacaaccatccgttatgagatctggtaccctcttctggtgtgcagatatacatggaagcagaatgttgtatacgtaataaataaatacaatctttaaaaaaaaatgctgccttAAATGTACAGCCTCTAGACATGTCCTTATTGTCAATTTTCATAACAATTATGTATCTTTGGTTGTTAGACAGTTCATGAGCATGCAGTCAGTATGCAAGAGATTTCTTCAATGAATATAATTTGgtttaacaaaaaagaaataacatggTGTTAACatctctattattttttatttattatgttaggTATAGGCaatttagtgttttaattttgatgttttatacattttatttcattatcttaTGTTAGGAATTTGGGGTAAATTAATTGCTAAAGAATTATGTACACTTTTCCTGGCTTCCATTTTCATATGACATTTGTCCAATTCCCTATGTGTAAACTCatctattttaaatgttatagATATAAATTGTTGCATTAAATATTTTAGtactgccgggtggtggtggcacatgcctttaatcccagcacttgggaggcagaggcaggtggatctgtgtgagctcgagaccagcctcgtctacaagagctagttccaggacagcctccaaagccacagggaaaccctgtctcgaaaaaccaaaaaaaaaaaaaaaaaaaaaaaaaaaaaaaaaaaaaattagtactATCCACTCATTTAATCTATGAAAATGGACATTCCTCATAGATGGAATCAGATATCcttcaaagacaaacatttgCAGCCTCTCATCAGCTTCCTTTTTATGCTGTCACGCTTCCAGAACTTTGattttactttaagaaaatattctaaaagccATATGGTGTTAGGTCATTCCTTTAATAccagccagcactcaggaggcagagataggcagatctctttaagttagaggacagcctggtctacagagtgagttctaggactgacagggctaaacagagaaaccatgtcttttgttttttgtttgtttgttttttttttaatgtaattttaaaagtttacataCAAATCTAATTTGTAAGACTTTTTATTAGCCCATAGACATTTTTATGGGCTAAGCGTTGCCGATCACTACTGtgtcaatatttatttaaatatgagtGCTTTAATTGCATAAAGGTTTTGTATGTTCTCTTCATAGGCATGCATTCCTCAGCAGCAGCTGAGCTGTTTGTTGCAGGACCCTTGCCAACCACTGGAGCACTTCCACCACCTGTTCTGCCTGCTTACCAGCACCCTGCTACCTTTAGCAATAGAAACTTTGTGACCACCTCACCTTTGGTGCTTCAGGATTCATCTTTTAACACTACatcaaatggaattttaaatacTCATGATCCTTTGCTACAAATTAAGACTTCCCAGGGAACTGTTCCAACTGCTTTGGCATTTGAGCGCCTGGGCAGTTCTGCATTAAGTAACAGCATACCACCTCAGTCTTCAACATATCGATCAGCTCAAGAATCTGCACCCCATCTTTTACAACCTCAATTTAGTTTGTTGCCTTCAACACTTGGGGGAGCTCAGCAAACCCCTCAAGCCTACAGTTCAGCTCTTTTTACTAGTTCTGCTGCTTCCATTGAAAGAGCCCTTCTTCGAGAATGTAGTGTTATTAAACACCACCAGCGGCCTTCAGGTTCCCAGTCTATTCAGGCACAACTGACTGGTTCACAGCATCCCTTACACAATTATCTATCAAGTGCAAGTATTGGTAATTTTCAGGAAACATCCAGACAGTCATCTTTATCCTGTAGCTCAATTCGAGATTCTACTCAGGTGAGCAATGGAGCATTGCAACAAAAGACTCCGCAGGTCTCAGCAGAACTTGCTCAGTCTTAttcatctgtaatcccatcatCAGGGTATCTTCCTTCTGCTACAAAAGTAGACGGCTGTTCTACAAAACAACCACTAATATCAACTACAATTCCGAAGCCTCAAAGTGTAATTCCTCCTGTGCAAACACTAAACTATTCTAAGCCTTTACATAACCAGAGTTCTGTAATATCAGGTCAAGCACAAATTTATTCTACAGCACAGTTACCCAGCCTTTTATCAGTCAGTCAGTCCCAAAATTATGGTTTAGTGCAACCACATAATGTGCCATCTATTGTTCATTCACAAGTTTATAGGTCCAGCAGGGTTGAGAAATTGCCATCCTTATATAAAACATTGACTTTTTCTGGGTCATCTCAGCCTGTAACTTCTGAAAATCAGACACTTAGTTATTCATCCAGTCAGCAAGAAGTGTTATCTTTAGTTACAAATGAGAATTACCCTGCTCAAACAAGAGACCTGTCATCAGCCAGTCAGTCTCAAAATTATTCATCTGGTCACTCTCAGGGTTTATCACCAGTTAGCCAAACACAGGTCAGTTATTCATCTCAATCGCAAGTTTTATCAGTTGTTAGCCCTTCAGAAAGCTATGCGACAGGACAGTCTCTGACATTAACagccccttctctttcttattcttctgCCTCTCGAGGTCAGACCTTGCCAGATTCTAGCCCAACACCAAATTATATTTCTATGCATTCATCCCCAAACACTCATACCCAAGGATCTTCACCACCTCAGCCCCAAAAGTTTTTGTCTGCTGTGCAGTCACCTTTTGCATCTTCTACTCATGGTCAGGCAATACAGAATAGCATACCTTCACCTGATCCAAAGTCTTACGCTGAGAGAAAACTTGACTCAAATGTGTATACGCCTTCAAAGCAAGATGATGATTTTCCGATGCAAAAATTACAGGCATTGCAGTCACAGTCATCTCTTGAGTCATCAAGCCAAAGGCTACCTGATGGAGAAGTGAATGCTCCTGAGTCAATTTATAAGACATCGAAGTCAGATGACCGATATTCTCAAAATATAACCAGAAATAACTCCCACCTTGAAGACCAGGTTGTTGGAGTTGCTCTCCAGGGttcaaaacaagaagaaaacatggtTGGTCCAGTGACACAGCTTAACCAGACAAGTGGCCAGCCCAATAATACAGTAAACCCTGATGTTAAGAAGGCAACTAATTTAATGCAAGCTCCACAGATAAGGCTGAGTACTAAAGACCTCAGCCAGCAGCATTCTCTCATACAGAAGATGCATGAAGCCAAGGTTCAGGAACAGCATGATCAAATAATTAGTGCCTCATCTCAGCTACAGATTCCAAATCATGCTTTAGGGCATAGTCATCAGGCTCTTCCTAATACACCAGTCCTTTTAGATTCTGCCTGTGACTTACAGATACTTCAGCAGGCTGGGATTCTACAGGCAAGCCTGGGATCAGCAAAGGCATCTTTACAAGTACATCGTGTTGAGAGTCCTCAACAGGTCGTCCACCCTTTCCTTCAGATGGATGGTCATATCATCCAGCGCAATGGTGAGCATCCGCAGCAGCAGCTGCATCCTCAGAGTTCTGATATTATGAAATTAGACCTCCCTGAACCTTCAAAACCTTTGCAACAGCTAGCAACAAAGGGCCCTTTCAGTGAAACCAGTCAACATGATTCAAAGAATCAGTTTGTTTCTCTTGGATCAATATGCTTCCCAGAGGCAATGCTTCTCAGTGATGAGAGAAATATTTTATCAAATGTAGATGACATCTTGGCAGCTACAGCAGCAGCTTGTGGGGTTACACCTTCTGACTTTTCCAAGTCCACTTCAAATGAAACCATGCAGGCAGTTGAAGGTAGTGATTCGAAATCTCCTTTTCAGCCATCATTAGATGTCAGGCATGTGAATGCAGATTTCAACTCCATAACAGCTACAGTAGGAAAGCCACAGAATATTAATGACATTTCCTTAAATGGAAATCAGGTGACTGTAAACCTTTCATCAGTACCCAGCCTTCAGTCAAAAACAATCCTTGATCAACAGCACATGGAAACACCTGTCCAAAATATACCAACTAAAGCACCTTCAGCCATGGTTGGACCAGGTCATGAAGTGCAGGAGCAAAGTTCTGACCCATTTGAGAAACAGTTGACTCTGAATCATGAATCTAAAGAAGATAGTGAAATTGCTGTTGACAGTGCATTAAGTAATAACAGAAATCAAGAGTTTGTGTCTACTAGCCAGAGCATAAGTGGAGAGAGTGCAGCATCAGAGAATGATTTTACCCTAATAGGT
Coding sequences within it:
- the Qser1 gene encoding glutamine and serine-rich protein 1 isoform X2; translation: MDAHYAPAGFAEPPAPPASAATQPAAPAWAYEARVPTVSSSPSCSGSSPSLKASYQDGHPSQSESDILQRQTFAASHQLPGYATTPQATGMHSSAAAELFVAGPLPTTGALPPPVLPAYQHPATFSNRNFVTTSPLVLQDSSFNTTSNGILNTHDPLLQIKTSQGTVPTALAFERLGSSALSNSIPPQSSTYRSAQESAPHLLQPQFSLLPSTLGGAQQTPQAYSSALFTSSAASIERALLRECSVIKHHQRPSGSQSIQAQLTGSQHPLHNYLSSASIGNFQETSRQSSLSCSSIRDSTQVSNGALQQKTPQVSAELAQSYSSVIPSSGYLPSATKVDGCSTKQPLISTTIPKPQSVIPPVQTLNYSKPLHNQSSVISGQAQIYSTAQLPSLLSVSQSQNYGLVQPHNVPSIVHSQVYRSSRVEKLPSLYKTLTFSGSSQPVTSENQTLSYSSSQQEVLSLVTNENYPAQTRDLSSASQSQNYSSGHSQGLSPVSQTQVSYSSQSQVLSVVSPSESYATGQSLTLTAPSLSYSSASRGQTLPDSSPTPNYISMHSSPNTHTQGSSPPQPQKFLSAVQSPFASSTHGQAIQNSIPSPDPKSYAERKLDSNVYTPSKQDDDFPMQKLQALQSQSSLESSSQRLPDGEVNAPESIYKTSKSDDRYSQNITRNNSHLEDQVVGVALQGSKQEENMVGPVTQLNQTSGQPNNTVNPDVKKATNLMQAPQIRLSTKDLSQQHSLIQKMHEAKVQEQHDQIISASSQLQIPNHALGHSHQALPNTPVLLDSACDLQILQQAGILQASLGSAKASLQVHRVESPQQVVHPFLQMDGHIIQRNGEHPQQQLHPQSSDIMKLDLPEPSKPLQQLATKGPFSETSQHDSKNQFVSLGSICFPEAMLLSDERNILSNVDDILAATAAACGVTPSDFSKSTSNETMQAVEGSDSKSPFQPSLDVRHVNADFNSITATVGKPQNINDISLNGNQVTVNLSSVPSLQSKTILDQQHMETPVQNIPTKAPSAMVGPGHEVQEQSSDPFEKQLTLNHESKEDSEIAVDSALSNNRNQEFVSTSQSISGESAASENDFTLIGDDSGMSGNHRRNTLTLLAMAQPGDVASGKTEDEKQDATYFNLPKKKAKGKGQGKEEEDSNQKQMKKSAQGKRQNPRGTDMYLPYTPASSESCDEGYQHQEKMRQKIKEVEEKQPEVKTGFIASFLDFLKCGPKQQFSTLAVRMPNRTRRSGTQVTRTLYPPSLGKMSPATPAPSALDTGGVSPSEKVDNELKNLEQLSSFSSDEEDPGMCGHDAYKNISAPLTALDATSDKTKKTVSEALSVPTPGASTETAGAAPTSSTPGAVKQDLHLTSSTANTLEKANSTEAPKAIELDSLPSDQFAKGQETVAIEGFTDEENIESGGEGQYRERDEFVVKIEDIETFKEALTIGKEPPAIWKVQKALLQKFVPEIRDGQREFAATNSYLGYFGDAKTKYKRIYVKVIENANKREYVRVCSKKPRNRPSQAIRNAPSKPSSSSKTSDPPVSKTTTTKAPSTKPKVKQLKMKAEPPPKKRKKWKEEFSSSQSESSPEVRSSSSEDEEFNPPAPFVTRFLNTRAMKETFKSYMELLVSIALDPDTMQALEKSNDELLLPHMKKIDGMLNDNRKRLLVNLHLDQPFKNALESFPELTIITRDSKAKSGGSAISKIKMNGKTYNKKTLRTSKTTTKSAQEFAVDPEKIQLYSLYHSLHHYKYHVYLICKNEISSVQKKNEDLGQEEIVQLCMKNVKWVEDLFEKFGELLNHVQQKCS